One Chionomys nivalis chromosome 4, mChiNiv1.1, whole genome shotgun sequence genomic region harbors:
- the LOC130873446 gene encoding von Willebrand factor A domain-containing protein 5A-like, protein MVRASGLLTGVKDPVALKSIAVTLSINDFVAGVSATLNYENEEKDPLEAFFVFPMDEDSAVYSFEALVDGKKIVAELQDKYQAHKRYEEALSGGYQAYLLEEDKCSRDVFRCNVGNMQPGSKVALTLKYVQELPLEDDGALRYVLPAILNPRYHLSEQSVDSSLDLKTPIVPLEDLPYTLSMVATISSQLGIRTIQSNCPLSSIDYTGEDKTSAQVSLAEGHKFDRDVELLIFYRKVHSPSVAVEMGMPEREADSLMGAPSAMVSFYPDIPEVETATKCGEFVFMMDRSGSMKSPMSGQNRAQLRIDAAKETLILLLKSLPMGCYFNIYGFGSTHEAFFPKSVKYTQETMEKAVEKVKLMQADLGGTEILTPLRKVFRKPPIPGHPLQVFVFTDGEVAETFNVIREVKFHSKRHRCFSFGIGEGASTSLIKNIARVSGGTAEFITGNDRMQSKALRSLRRSLQSVVEDISLSWNLPPNLFAHMLSPEQTVIFRGQRLIIYTLLVGQIPEEATGEACLKYTLHGKSYEEKVTFFLQPKTDDNLTVHRLAAKSMIQSKDFGFRETTLVLRRDVLDISLESGVMSSFTAFVAINKELNEPVQGPLVHREIPRPILFGGSSTRPRNSSDGFPKVLPCSSGPVSQPPRSIRTGFCAVMAQMPDGAAFQPHYSQSMKCVIHTDTRPELPNIIRLHTCSQQGSIEHTVAQLILLQNANGSWDMNEDLAKVLGVSLEDITAAHPTEVLEPSAWATMLAVIWLHANGKELKCEWGLLERKAVVWLHNNAVRGFTNLMRTANNLLKTSVKSSVFTLKD, encoded by the exons ATGGTGCGTGCAAGTGGCTTACTAACTGGCGTAAAGGACCCAG tTGCACTGAAGAGCATTGCTGTGACTCTGTCCATCAATGACTTTGTGGCTGGTGTGTCTGCAACCTTAAATTATGAGAATGAAGAGAAAGACCCCTTGGAGGCCTTCTTTGTGTTCCCCATGGATGAAGACTCTGCTGTCTACAGCTTTGAAGCCTTGGTGGATGGGAAGAAAATTGTAGCAGAGTTGCAGGACAAGTATCAG GCCCACAAAAGGTATGAAGAGGCCCTCTCTGGGGGATACCAGGCATACCTGTTAGAAGAAGACAAGTGCTCTAGGGATGTCTTCCGTTGCAACGTGGGGAACATGCAGCCAGGGTCAAAGGTGGCACTCACCCTGAAATATGTGCAAGAACTTCCTCTGGAAGATGATGGGGCCTTGCGTTATGTGCTCCCAGCAATCCTGAATCCTAGGTATCATCTCTCTG AGCAATCTGTGGACAGTTCCCTGGATCTGAAGACCCCAATAGTTCCTTTGGAGGACCTGCCATACACGCTCAGCATGGTTGCCACCATTAGCTCCCAGCTTGGAATCAGGACAATCCAATCCAACTGTCCCTTGAGTTCCATTGACTACACTGGAGAGGACAAGACCTCTGCTCAG GTTTCCTTGGCTGAAGGACACAAGTTTGACCGGGATGTGGAACTCCTGATTTTCTATAGGAAGGTGCACAGCCCCAGTGTAGCAGTGGAGATGGGGATGCCTGAAAGGGAAGCAG ATAGTTTGATGGGTGCTCCTTCTGCAATGGTGAGTTTCTATCCAGATATCCCAGAAGTGGAGACTGCAACAAAATGTGGAGAATTTGTGTTCATGATGGACCGTTCAGGAAGTATGAAGAGCCCCATGAGTGGCCAGAACAGGGCTCAGCTGAGAATAGATGCTGCCAAG GAAACTCTGATTCTGCTACTGAAGAGTTTGCCTATGGGCTGCTATTTCAACATCTATGGATTTGGATCCACCCATGAGGCATTCTTTCC GAAGAGTGTGAAGTACACTCAGGAAACCATGGAGAAAGCAGTGGAGAAAGTAAAACTTATGCAGGCAGATCTGGGAGGGACAGAAATTTTAACACCACTCCGGAAAGTTTTCAGGAAACCCCCCATTCCAGGGCATCCCTTACAG GTCTTTGTCTTCACAGATGGAGAAGTTGCTGAAACTTTTAATGTAATCAGGGAAGTTAAATTTCACAGCAAAAGGCACAG gtgtttctcttttggtattgGAGAAGGAGCCTCCACCAGTTTAATCAAAAACATTGCCCGGGTGTCAGGGGGCACTGCAGAATTTATCACAGGCAATGACAGGATGCAGTCCAAG GCTCTTAGGTCCTTAAGACGTTCTTTACAGTCTGTAGTAGAGGATATCTCTCTGAGCTGGAATTTGCCTCCTAACCTGTTTGCACACATGCTATCTCCAGAGCAAACTGTTATCTTTAGGGGTCAAAGGTTAATCATCTATACCCTGCTGGTTGGACAGATACCG GAAGAAGCTACAGGTGAGGCCTGTCTCAAATACACTCTTCATGGCAAAAGTTATGAGGAAAAGGTGACATTTTTCCTACAACCCAAGACTGATGACAA cctCACTGTTCATCGTCTTGCTGCAAAGTCCATGATCCAGTCCAAAGACTTTGGCTTCAGAGAGACAACACTGGTACTTAGAAGAGATGTGTTGGACATCAGTTTAGAGTCTGGAGTCATGAGCTCCTTCACAGCCTTCGTTGCCATCAACAAGGAGCTCAATGAGCCAGTCCAGGGGCCCCTGGTTCATAGGGAGATTCCAAGGCCAATTCTCTTTGGAGGTTCCTCTACAAGGCCAAGAAATTCTTCTGATG GTTTCCCCAAGGTTTTACCCTGCTCCAGTGGTCCTGTATCTCAACCTCCGAGGAGTATACGCACAGGTTTCTGTGCAGTCATGGCACAAATGCCTGATG GCGCAGCATTTCAGCCTCATTACAGCCAGAGCATGAAATGCGTGATTCACACAGATACTCGCCCAGAGCTGCCCAACATAATCAGATTGCACACTTGCTCACAACAAG gGAGTATAGAGCATACTGTTGCACAGCTGATCCTTCTCCAAAATGCAAATGGTTCCTGGGATATGAATGAGGATTTAGCCAAGGTTCTAGGTGTTAGCTTGGAAGACATAACGGCTGCACACCCTACTGAG GTACTGGAACCCTCAGCGTGGGCTACGATGCTGGCTGTGATCTGGCTGCACGCCAATGGCAAAGAGTTGAAGTGTGAGTGGGGCCTTCTGGAAAGAAAGGCTGTGGTGTGGCTCCACAACAATGCAG TCCGTGGCTTCACCAATCTTATGCGTACTGCCAATAACTTGTTGAAGACATCTGTGAAATCCTCGGTCTTCACTTTAAAAGACTGA
- the LOC130873472 gene encoding olfactory receptor 148-like codes for MRNSTLLNEFILLGIPQTQGLETLLFAVFLFIYLFTLLGNSLIFTAIVSSSTLHTPMYFFLLLLSIFDMLFPSVTCPKMLLYLSSQSPTISYKGCAAQLFFYHLLGSTEGCLYSVMAYDRYVAICHPLRYMLIMKPGVCVSLVTIACSVGFLHATILTSFTFHLVYCASNQVDYFFCDLPAVLPLACSDSRLAQKVGSINVGFLALILLFSVCVSYAHIGIAILRIRSAEGRQKAFSTCSAHLTAILCAYGPVIIIYLQRTPNPLFSALMQILNNIVSPMLNALIYSLRNKEVKRSLRRVFHTLAKVFRN; via the coding sequence ATGAGGAACTCCACACTACTCAATGAATTCATCCTTCTGGGAATACCCCAAACACAAGGACTGGAGACTCTACTCTTTGCTGTGTtcttattcatctatttattcaCCTTGCTTGGAAATTCACTCATTTTCACAGCCATTGTTTCTTCATCTACACTTCACactcccatgtatttcttcctgCTACTTCTATCCATTTTTGATATGCTGTTCCCATCAGTAACCTGCCCCAAGATGCTACTTTATCTCTCTAGTCAGAGCCCAACCATCTCTTATAAAGGCTGTGCTGCCCAGCTGTTCTTCTATCACCTCCTGGGTTCTACTGAAGGTTGCCTCTATTCTGTGATGGCTTATGATCGCTATGTTGCCATCTGTCACCCACTGAGATACATGCTCATCATGAAACCTGGAGTGTGTGTGAGCTTGGTAACAATAGCTTGTTCAGTGGGGTTTCTTCACGCCACCATCCTGACCTCTTTTACCTTTCATTTAGTCTACTGTGCATCTAATCAAGTGGACTATTTCTTCTGTGACCTTCCTGCTGTTTTGCCTTTGGCTTGTTCTGATAGCAGACTGGCTCAGAAGGTGGGTTCCATTAATGTTGGCTTTCTGGCTCTGATTCTTCTCTTCAGTGTTTGTGTCTCCTACGCACACATTGGGATTGCCATTCTGAGAATCCGTTCAGCAGAGGGCAGGCAGAAAGCATTCTCTACCTGCAGTGCCCACCTCACTGCCATCCTCTGTGCCTATGGACCTGTCATCATCATCTACCTGCAGCGCACACCAAACCCCctgtttagtgctttgatgcaaatattaaataatattgtgTCACCCATGCTGAATGCATTAATCTATTCACTGAGGAACAAAGAAGTAAAGAGGTCTTTAAGAAGGGTATTTCACACTTTAGCTAAGGTGTTTAGGAATTAA
- the LOC130873473 gene encoding olfactory receptor 148 yields the protein MRNSTLLNEFILLGIPQTQGLETLLFVVFLFIYFFTLLGNSLIFTAIVSSSTLHTPMYFFLGLLSIFDMLFPSVTCPKMLLYLSGQSPAISYKGCAAQLFFYHLLGSTEGCLYSVMAYDRYVAICHPLRYMLIMKPGVCVSLVTIACSVGFLHATILTSFTFHLVYCASNQVDYFFCDLPAVLPLACSDSRLAQKVGSINVGFLALMLLFSVCVSYAHIGIAILRISSAEGRQKAFSTCSAHLTAILCAYGPVIIIYLQHTPNPLLGAVVQILNNIVSPMLNSLIYSLRNKEVKRSLRRVFQNVLLGVQKQIWT from the coding sequence ATGAGGAACTCCACACTACTCAATGAATTCATCCTTCTGGGAATACCCCAAACACAAGGACTGGAGACTCTACTCTTTGTTGTGTTCTTATTCATCTACTTCTTCACCTTGCTTGGAAATTCACTCATTTTCACAGCCATTGTTTCTTCATCTACCCTTCACACTCCCATGTATTTCTTTCTGGGACTTCTATCCATTTTTGATATGCTGTTCCCCTCAGTAACCTGCCCCAAGATGCTACTTTATCTCTCTGGTCAGAGCCCAGCCATCTCTTACAAAGGCTGTGCTGCCCAGCTGTTTTTCTATCACCTCCTGGGTTCTACTGAAGGTTGCCTCTATTCTGTGATGGCTTATGATCGCTATGTTGCCATCTGTCACCCACTGAGATACATGCTCATCATGAAACCTGGAGTGTGTGTGAGCTTGGTAACAATAGCTTGTTCAGTGGGATTTCTTCACGCCACCATCCTGACCTCTTTTACCTTTCATTTAGTCTACTGTGCATCTAATCAAGTGGACTATTTCTTCTGTGACCTTCCTGCAGTTTTGCCTTTGGCTTGTTCTGATAGCAGGTTGGCTCAGAAGGTGGGTTCCATTAATGTTGGCTTTCTGGCTCTGATGCTTCTCTTCAGTGTTTGTGTCTCCTATGCACACATTGGGATTGCCATTCTGAGAATCAGTTCAGCAGAGGGCAGGCAGAAAGCATTCTCCACCTGCAGTGCCCACCTCACTGCCATCCTCTGTGCCTATGGACCTGTCATCATCATCTACCTGCAGCACACACCAAACCCCCTGCTTGGTGCTGTGGtgcaaatattaaataatattgtcTCACCCATGCTGAACTCTTTAATCTATTCACTGAGAAACAAGGAAGTGAAAAGGTCCTTGAGGAGAGTTTTTCAGAATGTGTTGCTTGGTGTTCAGAAACAAATTTGGACATAA